The Chanodichthys erythropterus isolate Z2021 chromosome 14, ASM2448905v1, whole genome shotgun sequence genome window below encodes:
- the atp5mc3a gene encoding ATP synthase membrane subunit c locus 3a: MFTCAKFVSTPAMVRAGSRSLYRPVSAAVLSRPEVKPEVSAAVLPQSPFNQVALRSFQTSAVSRDIDTAAKFIGAGAATVGVAGSGAGIGTVFGSLIIGYARNPSLKQQLFSYAILGFALSEAMGLFCLMVAFLILFAM, translated from the exons atgttcacCTGCGCAAAGTTCGTCTCCACGCCCGCCATG gtGCGTGCGGGCTCCAGGTCCCTGTACAGGCCGGTGTCTGCTGCTGTCCTCTCCAGACCAGAGGTCAAACCTGAG GTCAGTGCTGCTGTCCTGCCTCAGTCGCCCTTCAATCAGGTGGCCCTCAGAAGCTTCCAGACCAGCGCCGTGAGCCGCGACATTGACACCGCCGCTAAGTTTATTGGAGCGGGAGCTGCCACCGTGGGAGTGGCTGGATCCGGTGCTGGAATCGGAACAGTGTTCGGTAGCCTTATCATCGGATATGCCAG GAACCCGTCTCTAAAGCAGCAGCTCTTCTCTTACGCCATCCTGGGTTTTGCTCTGTCTGAAGCCATGGGGCTCTTCTGTTTGATGGTTGCTTTCCTGATCCTGTTCGCCATGTAA